The genomic region CGGGAAAGGGTGAATATCTTGCCGTCATTAAAAAGACCGAGAGCCGCGGGACTGAAGAGATCCTTCTTGCGACCATCCCGGAAATAATCTCCAATATAAGATTCCCCAAGGTGATGAAATGGGATAAAAGCGATTTCAGGTTTGCCAGGCCTGTAAGGTGGATACTGTCTTTTTACGGGTCCAGGCTGTTCCCGTTCAGGATCGCCGGTCTGGTCTCTTCCGCCGGAACAAGACTCTCGCCCTATTCGACTGATATGGTAAGGGTGGCCGGTATAAAGGAGTATTTTTCGCTTCTGAAAAATAACCAGATAATCCTCGATCCCCTGAGGAGAAAGAAAAAAGTCGAGGCGCTTGCCAGGAAAGAAGCGGCCGGGACGGGAGGCAGGCTTGTAGAAGATGATGATCTGTGCGCGATGGTTGCCAATCTTGTTGAATCGCCAGTCGTTCTCGCGGGGAGATTTGACAGTTCATTCCTCGAACTTCCACGAGAGGTCATAGTGACGGCGCTTAAGAGCCACCAGAGATATTTTTCAGTCGAGGATGAAAAGGGCAGGCTCAGACCTGATTTCATCGCTTTCGCCGACGGGGCGAAACGGAATAAAAAAGAGATTTTGAAAGGTTATGAGAGAGTGCTGCAGGCGAGGCTCGCCGACGCGAAATTCTATTTCATGGAAGATTCATCGGAACCGCTTGAGAAGATGGCCGAAAAGCTCGAAAGGATAGTCTGGCTTGAAGGTCTTGGCAGCCTGAAGGAGAAAGCTGGCAGGATAGCGGAGCTGTCGTCATATTTCATTCGATTCTTCCCTGCCGATATCCGGCCCGATGAGGATGATCTGCGAAGGGCGGCAATGCTCGCCAAGGCTGATCTGGCGAGCGAGATGGTCAAGGATGGCAAGGAATTCACTCTTCTGCAGGGATATATCGGGAGGGAATACGCAAAGGTGTCGGGAGAAAACGATGCTGTGTCGGACGCGATCTATGAACATTATTTTCCGAGATTCGCCGGTGACGTCCTTCCCTCGACAGGAACGGGGCTGATCCTGTCTATCGCCGACAAGCTCGATACTGTCTGCGGATGTTTCATTCTGGGACTGGAACCTTCGGGATCGCAGGACCCGTATGCCCTCAGGCGCAGTTCGATGAGCATCCTGAGGATGATGATAGAAAAAAGGATCGATGTCGATCTGGGAGGGGCGATAAAAAAATCCATCGCCCTTTTTGCCGGACCGGAAAATATAGACGCCTCCGTATTCAACGGGCAGATCGAGGGGCGGATCGCTGAATTGTTCGAGCAGAGGTTCGTGACGATCCTCAGGGGGGAAGGGCATGATCCTGATCTTGTATCGGCTGTTCTCGCTTCTCCATGGAAGTCGCCGTATGCTGTCTTCCTGATGGCTGGAAAGCTTCAGGAGATGCGTAGGGACGGAAGGCTTTCCGCTTTTGTCCTGGCGATGAAGAGGATCACCAATATACTTCCCAAAGAGCTGAGGAAAAAAGCGGACAGGAAGACGGCTCCGGCAGCGCTTGAGGCTCTATCACGGGGTGATGAGGAAAAGCTGGGATTTTCCAGCCTGCTCTTCAGGGAAGAGGCCGAACACCTGTTCCTTGATTCAGTGACTCGATCCGCCACAGCACTTGCTGCGATCGAAAGTCCGGAAGAATACGCCGGGTCTTTCGATATCCTCGAGGAGCTTGTTCCAGGTATCAACGCTTATTTTGACGCGGTGCTGGTCAACTGTGACGATAACGCTATAAAAGATAACAGGATATCTTTTCTGGGAGCCCTTCATAACGCCTTCGGCATTTTCTGCTATTATTCCGAGATAGCGGGGGAATGAGAGAGAAGTCTCTCCGGGCCTCTCGCCCGGGCGGGGAGAAAAAAGCTTTTTTTCATGCCGGCGAGGCGGGTGAAAAAAAGCGTATCCCACTCTATCTGATGACTGCGGGCGGGGATATTCAGATCAAAATAACATGTTGACATATATTAAGTTTCCATGCTATAATGGCATCAATCTCGAGAAGATGAGTGTCTTGCTCAATGGGAGCAGCCTTATCGACCTTAAGGAAATACCCTACGCCGACCGCCGTGGAGTGCCAACTTGCTCGACACATGATGGAATTCAACGGGAGGGCCTTGAGGAAGTTCCGGATCTGGTTGGGAGGTGACTGATTTAGATCTGGTAGGTAGGGGGACTTAAAGCGCACTTTTTTTCGGGATATAAATAATCAGGATTATTCTCTTAACGCTGGGGGGAATAAAATAATGAGGAAAGCCTTGGTAATCTTACTAGGCGTTTGCCTCCTTGCTGCGTTCGTCGGTACCGTGTCGGCGCGTGATATCGATAAGAGCGGCAAGCGGATCATGAGAGCACTCCATGAAAATGAGAACCTTGAAAACATTGATCAGGGTGCAAGAAGTCTCATGACGGCGGCGACCGTAGATTCCTACTGTCTCGCATGGTATGATTTTGAGCAGATGAACTGGCAGGGTTGGACATTCCTGGACAACACTGAGCAGATCGAAGTCTTCTTCCATGTAGACGATTTCGCCGGTCTCGGCGGCGGAGCCTATGGTGCCCTTGTTCCTTTGGAAGGAACCAAATCGATGTGGTGCGGATCCCGCGCATGGGATGACGGCAGATCGTATGCGCCGTTCATCTACCTTTGCTCGTGGGAAGCAGCCCCGGGCTATGGTAACGGCTGGAACCAGCATCTTACAACGGATGCATTCTTCTTCAACGGCGTCGTTTCGCTGGGATACACCGCCTACTACGATGTAGAGGGTGGAGATTTCGATTACGTTCTGGTAGAGTATGACGCTGGTGATGACAACTGGATCGAGATCGCTAACTATCAGGGCGCGGCTGATACCGTTGCTATTGATCAGTTCTCGATCGCGAACTCCAAAACAAAACTTCGCTTCCACATGATCTCTGATGGCGCGTGGTCAGACGCGGACGGCCTCTGGGATACAGACGGTGCTTTCATCGTTGATGATATCACCGTATCCGATGTCGGCGCTACGATCAACTATGAGAACTGGGAAGGCGAAGCACTCGACCAGAAATTTGCCGACGGTAATTTCTGGTATGCCAAGGGCGAAGATGCCTTCGGTAGCTTCTGTGGTCTTGGCAACAACCTTCTGGACAAAGACCCCTGTGGCGACAACTTCGCGACACAGGTGATCTTCTTCCAGGGTTCATCGTACCCGAGTTCAGATTATCCCGGACTGTTCGATACTCCTTTCTGCACGGGCCCCGGCGGAACCGCCGCCCCTTGTCAGGATGAGTCCCTCGTCTCTCCCGTGATAGATTTCACGCTGTACTCGAGTGGCAGGAACAATGTTCAGGATACGGCGATCCCGAATGCAAGCGCTTTCGGTGGCCTTGTCTATGAATTCACTGCCTATCGCGATCTTCCTCTTGCCAACCTGATATTCTACACCTGGGGTATCCGCACAGTTGTTGACGGATGTCCCGGTCAGTGGCTCGATCGTAACTTTGTCTACTACGGTGGCGACAAAGATTACATCCAGGGTGGATGGGATATCAGCGATCTCTATGAGGGCGACGGAACAGACGGTATCCAGGTCCAGATCGGTGTCGCCGACATGTGCGATGCCTGGTTCGGAAAATATGGAAACTGCGCTGCTCACACACCTTCACCATGGCTTGACAATGTCCGCCTGTACCGCTATGAGACCTCAGGTCCGCAGTGGGCATGGCGTGATCTCGACTTCTGGCAGGATAACTTTGCCGGTCCGGATGGGACCGGAGTCGCTGTCGAGCGTTGGGTCAGAGTAGATGCAGCGAACGATCTCAGGGATAACGCTGATCCCGTAATCGATCCGGGCGATTCGCTCGTAGTCGATTGTTCTTCGCCGATCGCGGGCGGCCTCCGCACCAACGATTTCGGTGGAGATATCGGTGTGAAAGAGGAAGTCTACTGCTATGTCAAGGTGACATACGAAGGCCCCGCGCCTTTGAAGACAAGCCCTCTTCTGGGTTCTTCACTCGAGGATCCCAGCCTGGGTAATCCCGGAACCGACAAGTATGGCTGGTATATCTCGAACGACGGCCTCTGGAACAAGTTCCTCTGCCCGACAGCCCGTACGGCTGCAGGCAACGAGGCTGATGGCAAGTACATGCTCGACCTTAACGACTCTCTCTTCACGAGAGGGTACAAGATTGAGTATTACTTTGAAGCATGGGATCTCAACAACGAATCTTCGACGTTGCCGAACACTGCTACAGATCCTTACGGTAACAGGTTCGAGATCTACTGTCTGCCTACGCTCAATACCGGCATACTCTACGTAGATGATTTCCATGGTCGTGGAACATTCGATGGAACAGTCCAGACCTATTTCGATCCCGCATTCGCGGCTGTCATCCCTGGCGGCATCATGCCGGATCGTTATGACACCAATGGACCGTCTTCGCTGGTCTCCAACGGACTGGGAAGCCGCGCGACCCTCGATTTCATGCTCGATTTCTATGAGAAGGTAGTCTGGGATAGTGGTAACCTGAACTCAGGTACCATTACCGAGGGAACCGATCATAGTGACAAGAGCAATGACGCCGACCTTCTCTACAACTGGCTTGAGCAGAAGCCTGATGGCGAAAAAGCCAACCTGTGGGTACTCGGTGACGAGGTAGCCAATGATCTGGCAGGATCTGAAGCTCAGATCGCTCTGGATTTCATGGTTACGGCTTGTGGCGTCAACTATCTGTACGACAGTTATTATGACCTTACCGGTGGCCGTGAGGCCGGCGGTGTCATAACTCCGCTGGTGACTGGTATTGATATCTATGCCGGACTTTCGTACTACGCGTTCGGCGGATGTCCCATCATCAACGCTTTCGATGTTATCAGCGCGACTGGTACCGGTGTTGAAACACTGCAGCTGCCTGCGTACGAGTCGACCAACTACTATGTTGGCGTTCGTAACCAGTATACCAACCTCTTCGGTGGTACAGCCCGCACCTCATGGGTCGGACACAGCTTCATGTATGTACGCAACGGTGACGGCGGAACGCTTGCCAGGAACGAATTCGTCAAGAAGACTTGGGAATTCTTCCTGAACGGTGTCTCCGAAGATGTTACCGGCGACACGACACCTTTGACCTACGCGCTGGGTCAGAACTATCCCAACCCGTTCAACCCGTCAACGACGATCAAGTTCAGCATTGCTAACAAGGGTCATGTAAGCCTCAAGGTTTACAACGTTGCCGGACAGCTGGTAAGCACGCTTACCAACAAGGTTTGGGAAGCCGGTTCTCATGATATCGCTTGGGACGGAACGAACGATCTCGGTTCTAGCGTCGCAAGTGGCGTCTACTTCTACAAACTGAAGGCAGACAACTATGAGAGCACAAAGAAAATGATCCTTCTCCGCTAACTTCGGTTGGAAGAGATAACGATCGTTTTTTCGGACCGGGGACCAGATCCCCGGTCCGTTTTTTTGCCCCGGATTTCTTGGCGCAAAATCGTAAATCTATCGAATTTCATTGACATGCAAATTTTCAAATACATATATTACATATAGATTGGAGGCACTACATCCGCTGGGAAAAATACTGAAGAGAAGGGTGGATATGAAACGCTTTAATTCACGTAATACTATAGGTATAGTATCTTTGTTCATCATTACTCTGTTAATGATACTACCCGCCTGCAGGGAGGAAAGGGAACCCCTCGATACAAACAGGGCTCCGGAGACCTACCTGACCGTCGCTCCCCCCGAGACTACCGAAACGGATTACAGGGTGCACCTGTACTGGCATGGTGAGGACGGGGACGGTATCGTCACGAGGTATATGTGGTATCGGTCCGATACCCTGCGAACGCTGGATCCCTACCTTCAGGCAGATCTGGAACTGCTCGACTGGAATCCCGAAGCGAGAGGCTCGGATTATATCCTTGGTAATTTTACCACGGCGACCGACACGGAATTCGTTTTTACGGGATATGACAGCGAAATAGGC from Candidatus Krumholzibacteriota bacterium harbors:
- a CDS encoding glycine--tRNA ligase subunit beta, with protein sequence MKKDFLLEIGCENLPSGYIEGAVRQLEESFALAMRTERISYDSIYLAATPNRLVLEVKGLATVQDSAEEIVTGPPVSVALDPDGKYTKAAAGFASRQGVDLAALTRVDTGKGEYLAVIKKTESRGTEEILLATIPEIISNIRFPKVMKWDKSDFRFARPVRWILSFYGSRLFPFRIAGLVSSAGTRLSPYSTDMVRVAGIKEYFSLLKNNQIILDPLRRKKKVEALARKEAAGTGGRLVEDDDLCAMVANLVESPVVLAGRFDSSFLELPREVIVTALKSHQRYFSVEDEKGRLRPDFIAFADGAKRNKKEILKGYERVLQARLADAKFYFMEDSSEPLEKMAEKLERIVWLEGLGSLKEKAGRIAELSSYFIRFFPADIRPDEDDLRRAAMLAKADLASEMVKDGKEFTLLQGYIGREYAKVSGENDAVSDAIYEHYFPRFAGDVLPSTGTGLILSIADKLDTVCGCFILGLEPSGSQDPYALRRSSMSILRMMIEKRIDVDLGGAIKKSIALFAGPENIDASVFNGQIEGRIAELFEQRFVTILRGEGHDPDLVSAVLASPWKSPYAVFLMAGKLQEMRRDGRLSAFVLAMKRITNILPKELRKKADRKTAPAALEALSRGDEEKLGFSSLLFREEAEHLFLDSVTRSATALAAIESPEEYAGSFDILEELVPGINAYFDAVLVNCDDNAIKDNRISFLGALHNAFGIFCYYSEIAGE
- a CDS encoding T9SS type A sorting domain-containing protein — protein: MRKALVILLGVCLLAAFVGTVSARDIDKSGKRIMRALHENENLENIDQGARSLMTAATVDSYCLAWYDFEQMNWQGWTFLDNTEQIEVFFHVDDFAGLGGGAYGALVPLEGTKSMWCGSRAWDDGRSYAPFIYLCSWEAAPGYGNGWNQHLTTDAFFFNGVVSLGYTAYYDVEGGDFDYVLVEYDAGDDNWIEIANYQGAADTVAIDQFSIANSKTKLRFHMISDGAWSDADGLWDTDGAFIVDDITVSDVGATINYENWEGEALDQKFADGNFWYAKGEDAFGSFCGLGNNLLDKDPCGDNFATQVIFFQGSSYPSSDYPGLFDTPFCTGPGGTAAPCQDESLVSPVIDFTLYSSGRNNVQDTAIPNASAFGGLVYEFTAYRDLPLANLIFYTWGIRTVVDGCPGQWLDRNFVYYGGDKDYIQGGWDISDLYEGDGTDGIQVQIGVADMCDAWFGKYGNCAAHTPSPWLDNVRLYRYETSGPQWAWRDLDFWQDNFAGPDGTGVAVERWVRVDAANDLRDNADPVIDPGDSLVVDCSSPIAGGLRTNDFGGDIGVKEEVYCYVKVTYEGPAPLKTSPLLGSSLEDPSLGNPGTDKYGWYISNDGLWNKFLCPTARTAAGNEADGKYMLDLNDSLFTRGYKIEYYFEAWDLNNESSTLPNTATDPYGNRFEIYCLPTLNTGILYVDDFHGRGTFDGTVQTYFDPAFAAVIPGGIMPDRYDTNGPSSLVSNGLGSRATLDFMLDFYEKVVWDSGNLNSGTITEGTDHSDKSNDADLLYNWLEQKPDGEKANLWVLGDEVANDLAGSEAQIALDFMVTACGVNYLYDSYYDLTGGREAGGVITPLVTGIDIYAGLSYYAFGGCPIINAFDVISATGTGVETLQLPAYESTNYYVGVRNQYTNLFGGTARTSWVGHSFMYVRNGDGGTLARNEFVKKTWEFFLNGVSEDVTGDTTPLTYALGQNYPNPFNPSTTIKFSIANKGHVSLKVYNVAGQLVSTLTNKVWEAGSHDIAWDGTNDLGSSVASGVYFYKLKADNYESTKKMILLR